The Elusimicrobiota bacterium DNA segment CCGCAGCCGCTGCCCGACTGCGAGGCCGACAGGTCCGGAGTCTCGACCTGGTTCGAGGCGCATTGGGCGTGCTGGATCTTCGGGCCGTCGGAGCATGCGGCGGCGGCCGCGCCGATGAGGGCCGCCAGAACGACGAGATTCCAAGATGCCATAAGGTTCTTCATGGGGTATGCCTCCTAGACATGGTAGTTTAGTGCTGTGAAAAGTCCCTGTCAAGACGCCGCTGCGGCGGGGGGGGAAATTGGCATGTGTCCCGCAAAGAGCTAAAATACTGTTCCCGCAGCCATGCAACTCGGAGTCAAGGACGCCGCGCGCCTTCTGGAAGTCCCGGAGAAGACCATCTACCTCTGGATCGAGGAGGGGAAGCTTCCCGCCAAGCGCGTCAGCGACCAGTATCGCTTCAACCGCGCGGAGCTCCTGGAATGGGCGACCGCGCAGAAGGTCAGGGTGTCGCCGGACATCTACCGCGAGGTGGACGAGGGCCTGCCCACCCTCTGGGAAGCGCTGGCGGCCGGCGGCGTGCATGGCGTGGTCAGGGTCAAGGACAAGGCCGAGGCGCTCAAGGCCATCGTGGGGCTCATGCGCCTTCCTGAGGATGTGGACCGCGGTTTTTTGCTCGAGATGCTCGTGGCTCGGGAAGCCCAGGCCTCGACCGGGATAGGCGAGGGGGTGGCCTTGCCGCACGTGCGCAACCCCATGGTCCTGCCGGTGGAGCGGCCCATGGTCTCGTTGTGCTACCTGGACCCGGCCGTCGATTTCGCCGCGGCCGACGGCCGGCCCGTGCATGCCCTTTTCACCGTCGTGAGCACGAGCATCCGCGGCCACCTGCACCTCCTCTCCCGCTTGGCGTATGCCCTGCGCGAGGAGTCCTGCAAGGCCTTGCTGGCCAAGCGCGCCGACGAGACGGAGCTGGTCGCCGAGCTGCGCAGGGTCGAAGAGCTTCTCATAAGGAGAAATCCTTAGGATGGGAAGCATACTCCTCGCCGCGGGCCTCTTGGTGCTCGGTGGAGCGGCAGCGCTGGTCTCGGCCAAGAACGCGCGCTGGGCGAGCCTTTTCGGGTCCGGCGGAGCGATCCTGGGCGCCTGCGTCGGGCTCATCCCTGCCTGCGCCGCTCTGGCGGGCCGGCCGGTCCAGCCTCTGCGCCTGGCCTGGGGCCTGCCCATCGGCTCGTTCGCTTTGGCCTTGGACCCTCTCTCCGCGTTTTTCGTCGTGGCCATCCTGGGGCTCTGCGCCTTGGCCGCGCTCTACGGCGCCGAGTACCTCCAGCCCTACGCCCTGCGCCGGCCCCTCGGCGCCTGCTGGTTCTTCTTCGATCTGCTCGCCGCGAGCATGCTCATGGTGGTGGTGGCGCGCGACAGCGTGCTCTTCCTCATCGCCTGGGAGGTCATGGCGCTGGCTTCCTACTTCCTGGTCACCTTCGAGGATGAGCAGGAGAGCGTCCGGCAGGCCGGCTGGACCTACCTCGTGGCTACGCATCTGGGCACGGCCTTCCTGCTCCTGTTCTTCATGCTCCTGGCCAGGCAGGCCGGCACCACGGACTTCTCCGCGGCCCCCGTGATGCCCGCCCGGCTGGCTGGGGCCGCTTTCGTGCTGGCGCTCATCGGCTTCGGCACGAAGGCGGGCTTCATGCCCATGCACGTGTGGCTTCCGGAGGCCCATCCGGCGGCCCCCAGCCATGTCTCGGCGGTCATGTCCGGGGTCATGATCAAGACCGGCATCTACGGGCTCATGCGCGCGCTGACGCTGCTGGGCGCGCCGCCGGCCTGGTGGGGCTGGTCGCTGGTCGTCGTCGGGGCGGTCTCCGGCATCCTGGGCGTGCTTTTCGCCTTGGCCCAGCATGACCTCAAGCGCCTCCTGGCCTACCATAGCGTGGAGAATATCGGCATCATCGCCTTGGGCCTGGGCGTGGGGCTGCTGGGACGGGCGCACGGCCTTCCGCTGGTGGCCCTGCTCGGTTCCGGCGGGGCCTTGCTGCACGTGCTCAATCATGCGCTCTTCAAAGGCCTGCTCTTCTTGGGCGCCGGTTCCGTCCTGCACGGGGCCGGCACGCGCGACATGGAGCATCTGGGCGGCCTGCTCAAGCGCATGCCCTGGACCGGGACCTGCTTTTTGGTCGGAGCCGCGGCCATCTGCGGCCTGCCCCCGCTCAACGGCTTCGTCAGCGAATTCCTGATCTACCTGGCCGCCTTTT contains these protein-coding regions:
- a CDS encoding PTS sugar transporter subunit IIA; the encoded protein is MQLGVKDAARLLEVPEKTIYLWIEEGKLPAKRVSDQYRFNRAELLEWATAQKVRVSPDIYREVDEGLPTLWEALAAGGVHGVVRVKDKAEALKAIVGLMRLPEDVDRGFLLEMLVAREAQASTGIGEGVALPHVRNPMVLPVERPMVSLCYLDPAVDFAAADGRPVHALFTVVSTSIRGHLHLLSRLAYALREESCKALLAKRADETELVAELRRVEELLIRRNP
- a CDS encoding proton-conducting transporter membrane subunit, whose protein sequence is MGSILLAAGLLVLGGAAALVSAKNARWASLFGSGGAILGACVGLIPACAALAGRPVQPLRLAWGLPIGSFALALDPLSAFFVVAILGLCALAALYGAEYLQPYALRRPLGACWFFFDLLAASMLMVVVARDSVLFLIAWEVMALASYFLVTFEDEQESVRQAGWTYLVATHLGTAFLLLFFMLLARQAGTTDFSAAPVMPARLAGAAFVLALIGFGTKAGFMPMHVWLPEAHPAAPSHVSAVMSGVMIKTGIYGLMRALTLLGAPPAWWGWSLVVVGAVSGILGVLFALAQHDLKRLLAYHSVENIGIIALGLGVGLLGRAHGLPLVALLGSGGALLHVLNHALFKGLLFLGAGSVLHGAGTRDMEHLGGLLKRMPWTGTCFLVGAAAICGLPPLNGFVSEFLIYLAAFCAVVHGQALAGAVVIAALALIGGLALACFTKAFGVVFLGEPRGAGAAQAHECGLAMRLSMALLAAACVLVGLFGAVALSWSSEAVGQLAGLSPAESPALWEGALEPLHAVSAGAAVLLGLLLLAAALRAWLLRGREIGRGLTWDCGYAAPSARMQYTASSFAQPITGLFSAFLRTRERASGPEGYFPGPSAYATETPDVFHEGLYRPVFAGALKAALRLRWLQHGRIQLYVLYIALTLLVLLVWRLGCG